The following are encoded together in the Aerococcus mictus genome:
- the cobA gene encoding uroporphyrinogen-III C-methyltransferase, producing MTSGKVYLVGAGLGRLGNLSLAAYDCLKKADIIFYDRLINQNLLQVAPSSCLLVNVGKKPGNHSHSQEEISQQLIQASQEYQVIVRLKSGDPYLFGRGGEEAMALSEAGVNFAVIPGITSAIAGLAYAGIPATYRDKSSSLHIYTGQSRAGRTDLDYQAIVDSGGTAVFLMAVKALGGIVSGLIGAGLDEKTPMAAIEWAGRAQERYLVSDLGHMLDDCQAAQIKAPALFVLGEVVTDQQKLDFFSQAPLFGHQIAVSVQTPLTDCLALEDLGADLIFYPDPAAESSRQELAKTALKQADIMISQDLLNPWQEKLAAETLHFHGSVDDFIHHFSKQ from the coding sequence GGCCGATATTATCTTCTATGACCGGCTCATTAATCAAAATCTGCTGCAAGTCGCCCCAAGTTCCTGCCTCTTGGTTAATGTGGGCAAGAAGCCGGGGAATCACTCTCATTCTCAGGAAGAGATTAGCCAGCAACTTATCCAAGCTAGCCAGGAATACCAAGTTATTGTTCGTTTAAAAAGTGGTGATCCCTATCTCTTTGGCCGGGGTGGGGAAGAAGCCATGGCCCTGTCAGAAGCGGGCGTGAATTTCGCAGTCATTCCCGGTATCACTTCAGCCATTGCCGGCTTGGCCTATGCCGGTATTCCGGCTACTTACCGGGATAAGTCAAGTTCCCTACACATCTATACCGGTCAGAGCCGAGCGGGGCGAACCGACTTAGATTATCAGGCCATTGTCGACAGTGGGGGAACGGCAGTCTTTTTAATGGCGGTAAAGGCCCTAGGAGGCATTGTTAGTGGTCTTATCGGAGCTGGCCTGGATGAAAAAACGCCTATGGCAGCTATTGAGTGGGCAGGAAGAGCTCAAGAGCGCTACTTGGTCTCTGACTTAGGCCATATGCTTGATGATTGTCAAGCTGCCCAGATCAAGGCTCCCGCCCTCTTTGTTCTCGGGGAGGTGGTGACTGACCAGCAAAAACTCGACTTCTTCAGTCAAGCCCCTCTTTTTGGACACCAGATTGCTGTGTCTGTGCAGACGCCCCTGACCGATTGCCTGGCCTTGGAAGATTTGGGGGCTGATTTAATCTTTTATCCTGACCCAGCCGCTGAAAGTAGCCGTCAAGAGCTGGCAAAAACCGCCCTCAAGCAGGCCGACATTATGATTAGCCAAGACCTCCTTAATCCTTGGCAAGAAAAATTGGCAGCGGAAACCCTACATTTCCACGGCAGTGTTGATGATTTTATCCATCATTTTAGTAAACAATAA
- a CDS encoding sirohydrochlorin cobaltochelatase: MKSAILLASFGTTFKKTRELTIETIYQELKSAYPNWPIYQAYTSNIVRKRIQEHEGLTRLSPLEALQSLKAEGYQRVYVQPLHVIAGSEVDKIYQAQRETADQDFQVKIARPLLDIYADYQDLLSVLDQDIQKLAQDEVMVYMAHGTQAPQFTSYVTLDYMLADKPAYVRCVESYPELEEDFIRDLRQKGVKTVHLRPLMLVAGDHAHNDMASEDPDSWQTQFENYGFHVMIHLEGLGEDPAIRQLYLKHLGELMEDDHAG; this comes from the coding sequence ATGAAAAGTGCCATTTTACTAGCAAGTTTCGGGACCACTTTTAAAAAGACCCGTGAATTAACCATTGAAACCATTTATCAAGAGCTCAAGTCTGCCTATCCCAACTGGCCCATTTACCAGGCCTATACGTCAAACATTGTGCGCAAACGCATCCAGGAACATGAAGGTTTGACTCGGCTATCTCCCTTAGAAGCCTTACAGTCTTTAAAGGCAGAGGGCTATCAAAGAGTCTACGTCCAACCCCTCCATGTGATTGCTGGGAGTGAGGTCGACAAAATTTACCAAGCTCAAAGAGAAACCGCTGACCAAGACTTCCAAGTGAAGATTGCCCGTCCGCTCTTAGATATCTATGCAGACTACCAAGACCTGCTCTCAGTTTTGGACCAAGATATCCAAAAGCTCGCCCAAGATGAAGTTATGGTTTATATGGCCCATGGGACCCAAGCACCTCAATTTACTAGCTATGTGACCCTCGATTATATGTTAGCCGATAAGCCGGCTTATGTCCGCTGTGTGGAAAGTTATCCCGAATTGGAGGAAGACTTTATCAGGGATTTACGGCAAAAAGGCGTCAAAACCGTCCACTTGCGGCCCCTCATGCTGGTGGCTGGTGACCATGCCCATAATGATATGGCTTCGGAGGATCCTGATTCCTGGCAAACCCAATTTGAAAATTATGGCTTCCATGTCATGATCCACTTGGAGGGTTTAGGAGAAGACCCAGCCATTCGTCAACTCTATCTCAAACACTTAGGCGAATTGATGGAGGACGACCATGCCGGCTAA
- the cobI gene encoding precorrin-2 C(20)-methyltransferase — protein MPAKLYGIGVGPGDKGYLTLKAIEKLKAVDIIYVPTGKKGQASLAFSIAEPYIPSHSPVKTYHFPMTKDRGVKTKQWDQVARAMAQDLDQGKSIAFLTLGDPSTYSTFTYLEERLGQAYPVEVIAGITSYQAMAAALQVPLVIDEESFTVLPATTSTDLIRLSLRNADTIVIMKIKRHLKKILALLDEEKLRDQAQIINQATMEAETVYRDLSDWQGDEKISYFSTMIVRKSKEA, from the coding sequence ATGCCGGCTAAATTATATGGAATCGGTGTTGGACCAGGGGATAAGGGCTATTTGACCCTAAAGGCCATTGAAAAGCTTAAGGCCGTCGATATTATCTATGTTCCTACCGGGAAAAAAGGTCAAGCCAGCTTGGCCTTTTCCATTGCTGAGCCTTATATCCCTAGCCATAGTCCGGTAAAAACTTACCATTTTCCCATGACTAAGGATCGGGGAGTCAAGACCAAGCAATGGGACCAAGTAGCCCGAGCCATGGCCCAGGACCTTGACCAAGGCAAGTCCATTGCCTTCTTAACCTTGGGGGACCCTTCAACCTATTCCACCTTTACCTATCTGGAAGAACGTTTAGGGCAGGCTTACCCTGTGGAGGTGATTGCTGGGATAACTTCTTACCAAGCCATGGCGGCAGCTCTCCAAGTTCCTCTGGTGATTGATGAAGAAAGTTTTACCGTTCTACCAGCGACAACGTCTACCGACCTCATTCGTCTGAGTCTAAGAAATGCTGACACCATCGTTATTATGAAGATCAAACGTCACCTCAAGAAAATCCTAGCCCTCCTCGATGAAGAAAAGCTCCGCGACCAGGCCCAAATTATTAATCAAGCCACCATGGAGGCGGAGACGGTCTATCGGGACTTGAGTGATTGGCAAGGTGATGAGAAGATTTCTTACTTTTCGACTATGATCGTCCGTAAGTCAAAGGAGGCCTGA